Proteins from a genomic interval of Trifolium pratense cultivar HEN17-A07 linkage group LG6, ARS_RC_1.1, whole genome shotgun sequence:
- the LOC123890967 gene encoding dnaJ homolog subfamily B member 8: protein MDRDGGGSNGDGSSYYSVLGIRSDASSSDIRTAYRKLAMRWHPDKFARNPNTAGEAKRRFQQIQEAYSVLSDESKRSMYDAGFYDPLEEEDQEFCDFMSEMISMMNNVKDEGDSLEDLQRMFVEMVGGDGMSFELNQDQTAGKRGRTTSSGSRGNNAKRSNHCR from the exons ATGGATCGAGATGGAGGTGGATCCAACGGTGATGGATCTTCTTATTACTCTGTTCTTGGTATTCGCAGTGACGCCTCCTCCTCTGATATTCGCACTGCTTACCGCAAACTCGCTATG AGATGGCACCCTGATAAATTCGCTCGGAACCCTAACACTGCCGGAGAAGCCAAACGACGGTTTCAGCAAATCCAAGAAGCATACTCAG TTCTCTCTGATGAGTCTAAGAGATCAATGTACGATGCTGGGTTCTACGATCCtcttgaagaagaagatcaa GAATTTTGTGATTTTATGAGCGAAATGATCTCAATGATGAACAATGTCAAAGATGAG GGGGATAGTTTGGAGGATCTACAGAGGATGTTTGTTGAGATGGTAGGTGGAGATGGCATGAGCTTTGAATTGAACCAGGATCAGACGGCTGGGAAGAGAGGACGCACTACTAGTAGTGGATCAAGAGGCAACAATGCCAAGCGCAGCAATCATTGCCGCTAG
- the LOC123890968 gene encoding G2/mitotic-specific cyclin S13-7-like, translated as MMNILCPSVHNSEKLSQSVKKLTDYDDDLYKFYYIAESQIAANSNGCNVDSQMRKKVIDWLIQKHYEQKLNSETLYLSINILDRFLSKTEFEVTTQSNFELIGVTALLLASKYEQKSAVGVYDVEYMADYAFTPDEICEMEKIILKKLNWVLSVPTTYVFLVRNIRSCLLPDEDRRIMENLASFFSELSLTQHSIMCDYKPSMIAASAMYCARVVVGIYPFWNNDLKISAGYSEQMLWPCVKAMMELCNDICRDGTMEVFKKFSSLRQSRVSCLAQEIIEKALLS; from the coding sequence atGATGAATATACTTTGTCCAAGTGTTCACAATTCTGAAAAACTCTCTCAGAGTGTGAAAAAATTGACCGACTATGATGATGATCTCTACAAGTTCTACTATATTGCAGAGTCTCAAATCGCTGCAAACTCAAATGGTTGCAACGTGGATTCGCAAATGAGAAAGAAGGTTATTGATTGGTTGATACAAAAACACTATGAACAAAAGCTCAATTCAGAAACCCTTTATCTTTCTATCAACATTCTTGATCGATTCCTTTCTAAAACCGAATTTGAAGTCACAACACAGAGCAACTTTGAACTCATCGGTGTTACAGCGCTGTTGTTGGCGTCTAAGTATGAACAAAAAAGCGCAGTTGGAGTTTACGACGTCGAATACATGGCAGATTATGCTTTTACTCCGGATGAAATTTGTGAAATGGAGAAAATTATCCTGAAAAAGCTTAATTGGGTTTTATCGGTTCCAACTACTTATGTGTTTCTTGTTAGAAACATCAGATCATGTCTCTTGCCTGATGAAGATAGAAGAATCATGGAGAATTTGGCATCTTTCTTCTCGGAGTTAAGCTTAACACAACATTCCATTATGTGTGACTACAAGCCTTCGATGATTGCTGCTTCTGCAATGTATTGTGCGAGAGTTGTTGTTGGAATTTACCCGTTTTGGAACAATGATCTGAAGATTTCTGCAGGATATTCAGAACAGATGCTATGGCCTTGTGTTAAGGCTATGATGGAACTGTGTAATGACATTTGTAGAGACGGAACCATGGAAGTTTTCAAGAAGTTTTCTAGTCTACGTCAATCTAGGGTTTCGTGTTTGGCTCAAGAAATTATTGAGAAAGCTCTTTTATCTTAG